CCTGCTCGGTGTAGAACAGGACGTACTTGCCGCCGACCGCCAGCACCTCCGGCGCCCAGGTCTTTCCGCCGCTGGCCCAGCTGCCCAGTCGCGGCAGGGCGTCGGGTGCCGGGCTCCAGCGTGTCAGGTCGGGCGAGGTGAGCACCTGGACGTTGGAGCCGCCGCCCTGGGTGCCGTAGGCGTAGTACTGGGCGCCGACCCGCAGCACCGCCGGGTCGGGAAAGTCCTGGTCATACACCGGGTTCTGATACGCCCGCCCGAGCACCGTCCCGGCAGCCGCCGACGCCGAACCAGGGGCCTCGGCCGCGGCGCTGGACTGCCTGCCGCCGGGGGAGGCGGGCTGTGACTTTCCACTCTCACAGCCCGCGGCCAGAATGGCGGCGATCGACGTCGCGGTGAACACCCAGAGCCGCCGAGGGGCAGCTGGTCGCGTTTTCCGCACTGGACAGCCTTTCTCCGAGGATCGTTCTCAGCGCGTTTTACAACGTTGTACAGCAAGCGTTATCAGGCGGCGCGAAAAGCTGCCCTCCTTTGATAGTGACCGAACTCGCCGAGCCAGGCCAAACCCCCGCACGTACTGGTGCCACGTTCAAGTGGCACCGACGTGACCAACCTGACATAAGGTGTCTACCGGATGTATTCGCCTTCACCTTGACCTAATGCTCTAGGCATGAATGAATAGCTAACGTCGTACAAACCTCCCAACCCTTTTGCAAGGTGGAATGCATGCATATTTCGCGTGGTTCGAGGACTCGCCGTGGCACGGTGGCCCTCACAGCGCTCGGCGCGCTTGTCGCAGCCGGCGTCTCCGCACCGTCGGCCTTCGGCGCTTCCAGCGCCACAGCCGGCTCGGCCAAGCACTCCCAGCTCGGCAAGCACGACCGGGAACTGCTGGCCAACGCCACGGCCAAGGGCGCGTCGACCGCGACCCTGCTCATCGCCGCGGCGCCCGGCAAGAACAACACCGTCATCAGCGGCCTGAAGTCACTCGGCGCGGTGATCAGCAAGGCCGACGGCGATGTGAGCTACATCCGCGCGATCGTGCCGCTGAGCAAGATCGAGACGGCAGCCAACCTGTCCGGCATCGTGGCCGCTGACCTCGACGAGGTCATCGCCCTCGACGACCCGACCCCGCAGGGCACGCAGTCGCCCACCCCGCAGGCGCCTCCGAACGCCAGCACTCCTCGTGACAACGCCTACATGCCTGTCGGCGACACCGGCGCGGCCGCCTTCACCGCGGCCAACCCGACCTGGGACGGCCGGGGCACCACCATCGGCATCCTCGACACCGGTATCGACCTCGATCACCCCGCCCTGTCGACCACCACGACCGGCGAGCGCAAGATCACCGACTGGGTGACCGCGACCGACCCGTTCACCGACGACGACCCCACCTGGCTGAACATGGCCACCCAGGTAAGCGGCCCGGCGTTCAGCTTCGGCGGCGTTAGCTACACCGCCCCGGCCGGCGCCTACCGGACCGCCACCTTCATCGAGGGCGACTCCCGCCTCGGTGGCGAGGTCGGCAGCGACGTCAACCGCGACGGCGACACCACCGACAAGTTCGGCGTGCTGTGGGACCCCACCGCCAACACCGTGCGCGTCGACGCCAACCAGAACAACAACTTCTCCGACGACGCCGCGATGACCGACTACGCGACGAAGTTCGACGTCGGCCACTTCGGCGTCGACAACCCCGCGACGCTGGTCAACGACTCGATGCCGTTCGTGGTGCAGATCGACGGCAAGAACAAGTACGTCAACATCGGCATCGTCTCCGGCCTGCACGGCAGCCACGTCGCAGGCATCACCGCCGCCAACCGGATGTTCGGTGGCGAGATGTCCGGAGCGGCGCCCGGCGCGAAGCTCAAGTCCGTCCGGGTCTGCATGTTCATCACCGGCTGCACCAACCACGCCCTGATCGAGGGCATGACCTTCATCGCCAAGCAGGGCAACGTCGACGTGATCAACATGTCGATCGGCGGCCTGCCGGCGCTCAATGACGGCAACAACACCCGGGCGGTCCTCTACAACCGCCTGATCGAGCAGTACAACGTGCAGATCTTCATCTCGGCCGGCAACAGCGGCTCGGGCATCAACACCATCGGCGACCCGGCGGCAGCCTCCAAGGTCGTGGCTGTCGGTTCCTACGTCAGCAAGGAGACCTGGCAGAAGAACTACGGTTCGGACTCCAGCTTCGTCGACAACCTGCACGGCTTCTCATCGCGTGGTCCCCGTGAAGACGGCGGATTCAAGCCGCAGATCGTCGCGCCCGGCGCTGCGGTCTCGACCACTCCGATGTGGGAAGCGCCCTCTCCGGTGGCCGGCACCTACCTGCTGCCCGCCGGTTACGGCATGGCCAACGGAACCTCGATGGCCGCACCCCAGTCAGCCGGCGCTGCCGCGCTGCTGGTGAGCGCGGCCAAGCAGGCCGGCGTGCAGAGCCAGCCGGCTCAGCTTCGCCAGGCAATCACGTCCTCGGCCCGCTACCTGCCGCGTTACGGCGCCTTCGAGCAGGGCAACGGCCTGTTCAACGTCCCCGCGGCGTGGAACCTGTTGAAGACCAACCTCAAGCCGATCGACATCACGTCCTCGGTCGAGGTCAACACCCTTCTCTCGGACTTCCTGGCGACCCCGGGCCGCGGCGAGGGAATCTATGACCGTGAAGGCGTCAAGGCCGGCGACAACTACGTCCGGACCTACACCTTCACTCGCACCTCCGGTAGCGGCGGCACCACGGCCTTCAACCTGAGCTGGGTCGGCAACGACGGCACCTTCAGCACCGCGGCGACGTCCATCGCGCTGCCGCTGAACTCGCCGGTCACGCTGGCTGTCAACGTCAACCCGACGGGCGCCGGCGCGCACTCGGCGATCCTGAACCTCGACGACCCGTCGACGGCCGGCATCGACGGGCAGACGCTGAACACCGTGGTCGCGGCTGAGCAGTTCACCGCGGCGAACAACTACTCCATCGCGCACTCGGGCACGATCGGTCGCAACCAGGTCACCAGCTACTTCTACAACGTCCCGGCCAACACGCCGGCGTTCAAGGTGGACATGGCCGGTGGCGGCGCCACTCCGGGCGCCGGGCAGATCCGCTTCCTGCGGTTCCACCCGTACGGCACCGGTGTCGACGCCAACTCCTCGCTGAGCTGCTACAACCCCTCAGCCGGAACCTGTGTCGGCTCGCCGACCAGCCGCACGACCAGCAACCCCCAGGCCGGCGTCTGGGAGGTCACGGTGGAGGCTCGGCGGACCTCGGATGCCGAGAACGCCCCCTACACCCTGACGGCCTCGATCTTGGGCGCGACCGTGTCGCCCAACCCCGACACCATCGCGTCGGCAACGATCGGGACCCCGGTGGCTCGCAGTTACACGCTGAAGAACATCTTCGGTGAGTTCACCGGTCGGGCGACCGGGTCCACGCTCGGCAGTGCCCGGATCCAAACGCCGACCATCGCAAACCTGGCCTCACAGCAGCGCCAGGTGACGGTCACCCCCGGCTCCACCTCGCTGCGTGCCACCATCGGCGGCACCAGTGACCCGGCGGCCGACCTCGATCTCTTCGTCTACAACTGCACGACCGGCAGCTGCGTGCTGGCTGGCCAGTCGGCAGACGGTGACAGCGAGGAGTCGGTGACCATCGCCAACCCGGCGGCTGGAGTCTGGGTGACCCTGGTCGACGGCTTCGCGGTTCCGGCAGGCTCCACCACGTTCAACTACATCGACGTGTTCACCAACTCTGCCTTCGGCACGGTTGCGGTGACCGACGCGAACGCGGTGCGGCCGGCCAACGCCGAGTGGACCGTGCCCGGATCGGTGACCGCGAACGCGGCGCCGGCTTCGGGACGGGTGCTGCTGGGCGCTGTCCAGGTGCGCACTGACACGAACGTGTTGGTGGGCTCCGGCGACGTGGTGGTGCAGAGCGTCACCCCGTAGTAAATAAGCGCACTACAACGACAAGGCCCCGCCGGGCAATCCGGCGGGGCCTTGCCGCGTTCGCGTCCGCCCTCAAGCGGATGCGGCTCGAACGCATAGCGAGCACGCTGGCGCTGCCCAGCCGGGCGCAGGTCGGTTCAGCTGACGGTGCGGGCCCACGTCGCTCGTGCCAACCCGCCGCCGGCCACCCTGACTCGGCGTCGCAAGCTGACCGAGGCCCGGCAGCTGAACACGTTGTGATCGAGTTTCTCGATCTCGTCGAGGATCGCGCCGTACAGCGTCCAGGCGGTCCGCAGGCAATCCCTGGAGCCACGCTCGACGAGCTCGATGCCGGGCTGGGCTGATCGGTAGAGTTCGCGGGCCCGTTCAAGCTCGAAGGCGATGAGCTGCCGGACCGGCTCGCTGGCCGACCCGGTCGCCCGGGCTCGCAGCAGCGCCGCGCGGTCGACCCCGAACCGGTCGAGGGACTCCCGGGGAAGGTAGATCCGATTGCGGTCGAGGTCCTCGCCGATGTCGCGCAGGAAGTTGGTCAACTGGAAGGCCAGACCGAGGTCGGCCGCGTGCCGGCCCAGCGTGCCCCAGTCGGTTCGCTCGTCCTCGCGGCCGAGGATCGGCA
This portion of the Jatrophihabitans sp. genome encodes:
- a CDS encoding S8 family serine peptidase, which produces MHISRGSRTRRGTVALTALGALVAAGVSAPSAFGASSATAGSAKHSQLGKHDRELLANATAKGASTATLLIAAAPGKNNTVISGLKSLGAVISKADGDVSYIRAIVPLSKIETAANLSGIVAADLDEVIALDDPTPQGTQSPTPQAPPNASTPRDNAYMPVGDTGAAAFTAANPTWDGRGTTIGILDTGIDLDHPALSTTTTGERKITDWVTATDPFTDDDPTWLNMATQVSGPAFSFGGVSYTAPAGAYRTATFIEGDSRLGGEVGSDVNRDGDTTDKFGVLWDPTANTVRVDANQNNNFSDDAAMTDYATKFDVGHFGVDNPATLVNDSMPFVVQIDGKNKYVNIGIVSGLHGSHVAGITAANRMFGGEMSGAAPGAKLKSVRVCMFITGCTNHALIEGMTFIAKQGNVDVINMSIGGLPALNDGNNTRAVLYNRLIEQYNVQIFISAGNSGSGINTIGDPAAASKVVAVGSYVSKETWQKNYGSDSSFVDNLHGFSSRGPREDGGFKPQIVAPGAAVSTTPMWEAPSPVAGTYLLPAGYGMANGTSMAAPQSAGAAALLVSAAKQAGVQSQPAQLRQAITSSARYLPRYGAFEQGNGLFNVPAAWNLLKTNLKPIDITSSVEVNTLLSDFLATPGRGEGIYDREGVKAGDNYVRTYTFTRTSGSGGTTAFNLSWVGNDGTFSTAATSIALPLNSPVTLAVNVNPTGAGAHSAILNLDDPSTAGIDGQTLNTVVAAEQFTAANNYSIAHSGTIGRNQVTSYFYNVPANTPAFKVDMAGGGATPGAGQIRFLRFHPYGTGVDANSSLSCYNPSAGTCVGSPTSRTTSNPQAGVWEVTVEARRTSDAENAPYTLTASILGATVSPNPDTIASATIGTPVARSYTLKNIFGEFTGRATGSTLGSARIQTPTIANLASQQRQVTVTPGSTSLRATIGGTSDPAADLDLFVYNCTTGSCVLAGQSADGDSEESVTIANPAAGVWVTLVDGFAVPAGSTTFNYIDVFTNSAFGTVAVTDANAVRPANAEWTVPGSVTANAAPASGRVLLGAVQVRTDTNVLVGSGDVVVQSVTP